The following is a genomic window from Marinobacter sp. NP-4(2019).
TGACCCCGAAGCTGTTGTAGTTCTCGAGAAACTGCTCGCCGTCCACGCCATGACCACTGACGAATTCCGCCAGCGCCTCTCCAGAATTCAGCGGCCGCCGCTCGCCGGCCAGGGCATCGAACAGGGCATCGTGAACCTTGTCCCGCTCACCCATAGCCTCCAGCGCGTAAAACGCCTTGGCGTGGGGCTCCCAGGATTTGCCCAAGGCCGCAGGAATCTGCACGTAATCAACGTCGTCCGGGCGATTCTCCGCCCACTCTTCGATCAGCGGTTTGAACGCGTAACAATGGGGACAGCCATACCAGAACACCTCGGCCACCTCGATACTCTCGCTGCTGTCGGTACGGACCGGAGAACTCAGCTCCCGATAGTGGGTGCCCTCCTGCCATTCGGCTGCATTGACCTGGCCAGCTATGGCGAAGGCCGCCAGGAAGGTGACTGCGGTACTCAGACTTCTCAACATCGACTGTCTCCGGTTTTGTAAATTAAATCTGGGACTGATTATGACCCAGCGTACGCACAAAGTTCCACCGTCGCCGAATTAAACACAGGAAAGGCAATAACGGCCAACGACCCCATGCCTGTCAGACAACAATTGCCAAGGATGGCAGCCGATCAGGGGAGGGCAGGGATTTCCAAAACGGAGAAGCGTGGCTTCTTTGAATGTTTTGGAAATCCCTACCCTCCCCTGACCGGCGGAAATAAAAAAACCGGCTTCCAGGACATGGAAACCGGTTTTTTTGTGCCCGGAAGACGAATCAGTTCAGGCCGGAAATATAGTTGGCCACTGCCTCGATTTCCGAATCCGTCAGCTTGGCGGCAACGTCCATCATGATGGAGGCGTTCGCGGAGCCATTGCGCTCACCATCGCGGTAGGCTTTCAGCTGCTTCTCAACATAGGCGGCTTGCTGGCCGCCAAGACGCGGGAAACCCGCCGGCTCGTTGCCTTTACCCTGAGGGTTGTGGCAACCGGAACAGGCTGGCACGCCAGACGCGAGGTTACCACCACGATACAATGCCTGACCCTGCTCAATAAGCTCCGGATCAGCCTGATTAACCACCATAGCCTGATCGTTGAAGTAGGCGGCCAGATCCCTAAGATCCTGCTCAGACTTGTCGTCCAGCAGTCCGGTCATTTCTGCAATCTGACGATCACCATTCTTGATAGCCAACAACTGCTGGTACAGGTATTTCTCACCCAGCCCCGACAGCTTGGGGTACGCGGCCATTACCGGCTTGGCGCCGCCTTGACCGTGGCACCCGGCACAGACGGCTGCGTTTTCCTTGCCTGCTTCAGGATCTCCAGCCCCGTGTGCCATCGCTGTGAGGCCAACACCGAGAACAACTCCTGCGATCAGTTTTTTCATGCTCGCTCCGCTTCTCTCATCCAAAGTATTCTTCGTTATGCAGCCGGCAGGCACTGACTCAAACAGGCACAAAACCGGGGCTGTACAGCAGCATCGCTCAGCGTGCTGCCCGGAATTGGTGTAGCATTATACA
Proteins encoded in this region:
- a CDS encoding thiol:disulfide interchange protein DsbA/DsbL, which gives rise to MLRSLSTAVTFLAAFAIAGQVNAAEWQEGTHYRELSSPVRTDSSESIEVAEVFWYGCPHCYAFKPLIEEWAENRPDDVDYVQIPAALGKSWEPHAKAFYALEAMGERDKVHDALFDALAGERRPLNSGEALAEFVSGHGVDGEQFLENYNSFGVNMRMQKAQAKIRGARVTGTPTMLVNGKYTVSASMAGGHEAVLEVVDYLVEKERGSAE
- a CDS encoding c-type cytochrome; this encodes MKKLIAGVVLGVGLTAMAHGAGDPEAGKENAAVCAGCHGQGGAKPVMAAYPKLSGLGEKYLYQQLLAIKNGDRQIAEMTGLLDDKSEQDLRDLAAYFNDQAMVVNQADPELIEQGQALYRGGNLASGVPACSGCHNPQGKGNEPAGFPRLGGQQAAYVEKQLKAYRDGERNGSANASIMMDVAAKLTDSEIEAVANYISGLN